GAACGATCTGGCCAAGCAGCCGGGCATGGATACAGCGGACAAGCTGATCAGAGAAGCGCTGAGGAGTCTGAGCTGAGGCTAGGCAGTGTTTGTAAACCTTCGCGAGGCAGGCGCTTTGCGTTTTGGAGTGCGCCGGTCCTCCGGCGCTTTCGAGTAACTCATGGCCTGCGTAAAGCTCCAGAGGGCTGGAGCACTCCAGGACGCTGTCGCGATCTACAGAGTGCCGAGGCTAACTCAACGCCGAGGTTTTCAAACACGAGGAGCAAGCGGGACGCTTGCTCTACTTCAAACTCTTGATGTACAAGATCAGGCTTTCGATCTGGGAGTCGTTGAGGATGCCGGAGTAGATGGGCATGCCGGTGTCGAATTTTTCGAAGCCTTTCACGACTTTGGCGCTGGGGGTCAGGATGGATTCGCGGAGGTAGGCTTCGTCGGCTTTGAATTTGCCTTTCTGGCCTTTGGCGATCTCGCGCTCGCTGCCGTAGAGGCCTTTCCAGCTGGGGCCGACTTTGCCGACGAGGGTGCCGTCGGTGCTGTGGCAGGCCATGCAGCCAAACATCTGGTAGAGGCGCTCGCCTTCTTCGGCTGTGGCTTTCACAGCAGCGGCGGCGATGGCTTTGCGCGGGGTCAGGTCCACCTTCAGGTTTTCGTCAAAGCCTTCCTTTTTGGCGTCGAAGGTGAGGAGTTCCCAGGGGGAAAAGTAGGCGGTGTTTTCGGCCTTGTGTCCGTCGGCGCTCTTGAGGCCCCAGCCGATGCGCATCTGGTGGATGCCGGCCTTCATGTCGGGGAAGCCGACGAGCACGCTCATGCCGTCCTTGCTGAGGTAGGCGCTGCTGGCGGTCATCCATTCCTGGCCGCTGCTGCCGTCGGGTTTGAGATGGGGAGAGCCGTATTCAAAGGTGCGCTTGTAGTTCCAGCGCTCGCCGTTGTAGCTGTCGGGATTGGTGGCCAGCGTGGGGTCCAGCTTGGCATTGAAGCGCAGGAGGAGGCCTTTGTCGGTCGGGGTGACTTCCTTGATGAGCACGCGCGGCTTGTCGGTGTAGCGCACGCGGGCGAGGCCGCTGATCTTTTTCACTACTGTGCCCCAGACCTGGAAGCCGGTAACGTAGAGCTGGCCATCGGCGGGATTGACGACGGCATTGAGCGTGGGGAAGTCGAAGTTGCGGTTGAAGCTGACGACGGCGGCCTGCGGCTTTTCAAAGTGCGTGTTCATCAGCACGCGGAAGAGCTCGGGGCGGTTGTAGCCGATGTGGATGAGTTCGTCGTTCACTGGGCCCATTTTGGCACCGATGAGCCAGGTCTGGGTGACGCCGCTGGGGTTCACTGGATGCGGCAGCCAGGTGAGGGGCTCGGTGATGGTCTCGGGGTATTTTTCCTTGGGCGCGATGGTGGGCAGGTGGCCGTAGAAGTGGTGGTCTGAGATGATGTGCAGCGGAGTGGAGGGGACGTAGTTGCCCTGCTGGTCGCTGGCTGTGACGAGGCCCGTTTTCGGATTCACGCCGATGAAGGGCTGGCGCAGGCCGTAGCCGATGACCTCGATGGATTTGCCATCCGGTGCCACCTTGATGACGGTGCCGTTGTGCCTGCCATAGGTGGTGCCTTCCTGGCCGCCTTTAGAGATGTAGAGCTCGCCCTTGGGTC
This DNA window, taken from Prosthecobacter vanneervenii, encodes the following:
- a CDS encoding DUF6797 domain-containing protein, with product MKSRSLLALLSLATCALAADKPAKPKAAEAPATPSPWGDFVEKDFPFFSSVLDAREVGEGFPKDNLTPRGIILNLGHNLWACFDTDLLRIAAIWEGESGKPPVTPDALAPGSYHVAGQKTKDGQEYLPKPIGKVWLANGIYPGWQIGDKPSFTDPREATPSPEEVGRGPVKNSRLIGFYLQDGWLNIYMKVHGTEVVQRFMPGSGPTIEFAVSPHSDSLVLTLGHPGAFKSEEIKFITNNFEAVHLGKSDAEDHGLLVDLHEIDGESIKLSRDPEGVLFAHLPPAKKIQTFQVVVAGNSEPLDSRNSREMLPVFWPQTLTTKATLSTKPDAYVIDEIPLPLDNPLKRNVRLADLAFLNDQGDAAGVTFDGDVWLISGLKGDLEKVTWKRFASGLHEPMSIVVRGSDILVFDRNGIWKLVDTNNDKECDRYEMFCNLFAQTAETREFPNSMKLGPKGELYISKGGQEGTTYGRHNGTVIKVAPDGKSIEVIGYGLRQPFIGVNPKTGLVTASDQQGNYVPSTPLHIISDHHFYGHLPTIAPKEKYPETITEPLTWLPHPVNPSGVTQTWLIGAKMGPVNDELIHIGYNRPELFRVLMNTHFEKPQAAVVSFNRNFDFPTLNAVVNPADGQLYVTGFQVWGTVVKKISGLARVRYTDKPRVLIKEVTPTDKGLLLRFNAKLDPTLATNPDSYNGERWNYKRTFEYGSPHLKPDGSSGQEWMTASSAYLSKDGMSVLVGFPDMKAGIHQMRIGWGLKSADGHKAENTAYFSPWELLTFDAKKEGFDENLKVDLTPRKAIAAAAVKATAEEGERLYQMFGCMACHSTDGTLVGKVGPSWKGLYGSEREIAKGQKGKFKADEAYLRESILTPSAKVVKGFEKFDTGMPIYSGILNDSQIESLILYIKSLK